The following coding sequences are from one Anopheles bellator chromosome X, idAnoBellAS_SP24_06.2, whole genome shotgun sequence window:
- the LOC131214054 gene encoding uncharacterized protein LOC131214054 isoform X2, translated as MQLSKILSLALVLGCVVLGSRAAPQANQAADPTKANRNSLLLRRGNVGRPLGRTTATTTTTTTASPDYAEDEYADNYDEGKGEQGDGGEEDAADGGGGKQPTTTTTTTEAPKKIRPSIRPFRSNDDLLSALKKRREESKNSKPAAALPKEKVYDGDEAPAAPKPAKAPAIGKIADNIVFSFTKPSNKRRFGNGATGRKDTAGEPASGDTAHGQGPDQGDDGSSSGSAASKSLIGRLGRSRFALKQ; from the exons CCTATCGCTGGCACTGGTGCTGGGGTGCGTGGTGCTGGGCAGCCGGGCGGCTCCCCAGGCGAACCAGGCGGCGGACCCGACGAAGGCGAACCGGAACagtctgctgctgcggcggggCAACGTCGGACGGCCGCTGGGCAGGACGACCgcgacgaccaccaccacgacgaccgCGTCGCCCGACTACGCAGAG GACGAGTACGCCGACAATTACGACGAGGGCAAGGGGGAGCagggcgacggtggcgaagaGGATGcagccgatggtggtggtggcaagcagccgacgaccacgacgacgacgaccgaggcGCCCAAGAAGATCCGGCCCAGCATTCGCCCGTTCCGGAGCAACGACGATCTGCTGAGCGCGCTCAAGAAGCGGCGCGAGGAGTCGAAGAACAGCAAACCGGCCGCCG CGCTGCCGAAGGAGAAGGTgtacgacggcgacgaggcgCCGGCCGCGCCCAAGCCCGCGAAAGCTCCCGCAATCGGTAAAATTGCAGATAATATAGTATTTTCCTTCACGAAAC CATCGAACAAGCGGCGCTTCGGGAACGGTGCGACCGGACGGAAGGATACGGCCGGAGAGCCGGCATCTGGCGACACGGCGCACGGCCAGGGGCCCGACCAGGGGGACGACGGCAGTAGCAGCGGTAGTGCGGCCTCCAAGTCGCTGATCGGTCGCCTCGGTCGATCGCGGTTCGCGCTGAAGCAGTGA
- the LOC131214054 gene encoding uncharacterized protein LOC131214054 isoform X3: protein MQLSKILSLALVLGCVVLGSRAAPQANQAADPTKANRNSLLLRRGNVGRPLGRTTATTTTTTTASPDYAEDEYADNYDEGKGEQGDGGEEDAADGGGGKQPTTTTTTTEAPKKIRPSIRPFRSNDDLLSALKKRREESKNSKPAAALPKEKVYDGDEAPAAPKPAKAPAIASNKRRFGNGATGRKDTAGEPASGDTAHGQGPDQGDDGSSSGSAASKSLIGRLGRSRFALKQ, encoded by the exons CCTATCGCTGGCACTGGTGCTGGGGTGCGTGGTGCTGGGCAGCCGGGCGGCTCCCCAGGCGAACCAGGCGGCGGACCCGACGAAGGCGAACCGGAACagtctgctgctgcggcggggCAACGTCGGACGGCCGCTGGGCAGGACGACCgcgacgaccaccaccacgacgaccgCGTCGCCCGACTACGCAGAG GACGAGTACGCCGACAATTACGACGAGGGCAAGGGGGAGCagggcgacggtggcgaagaGGATGcagccgatggtggtggtggcaagcagccgacgaccacgacgacgacgaccgaggcGCCCAAGAAGATCCGGCCCAGCATTCGCCCGTTCCGGAGCAACGACGATCTGCTGAGCGCGCTCAAGAAGCGGCGCGAGGAGTCGAAGAACAGCAAACCGGCCGCCG CGCTGCCGAAGGAGAAGGTgtacgacggcgacgaggcgCCGGCCGCGCCCAAGCCCGCGAAAGCTCCCGCAATCG CATCGAACAAGCGGCGCTTCGGGAACGGTGCGACCGGACGGAAGGATACGGCCGGAGAGCCGGCATCTGGCGACACGGCGCACGGCCAGGGGCCCGACCAGGGGGACGACGGCAGTAGCAGCGGTAGTGCGGCCTCCAAGTCGCTGATCGGTCGCCTCGGTCGATCGCGGTTCGCGCTGAAGCAGTGA
- the LOC131214054 gene encoding uncharacterized protein LOC131214054 isoform X1 produces MQLSKILSLALVLGCVVLGSRAAPQANQAADPTKANRNSLLLRRGNVGRPLGRTTATTTTTTTASPDYAEDEYADNYDEGKGEQGDGGEEDAADGGGGKQPTTTTTTTEAPKKIRPSIRPFRSNDDLLSALKKRREESKNSKPAAALPKEKVYDGDEAPAAPKPAKAPAIVLLVFRHYFRSFSLLPLYPHPWATWDQFQSCTYVRSTRCAPLLRSTSSFLPRASEMLCPANSTRTSFPPKSTPTLLSLATPVSIRFNAAQISAPRTTNTDPENTVLFIK; encoded by the exons CCTATCGCTGGCACTGGTGCTGGGGTGCGTGGTGCTGGGCAGCCGGGCGGCTCCCCAGGCGAACCAGGCGGCGGACCCGACGAAGGCGAACCGGAACagtctgctgctgcggcggggCAACGTCGGACGGCCGCTGGGCAGGACGACCgcgacgaccaccaccacgacgaccgCGTCGCCCGACTACGCAGAG GACGAGTACGCCGACAATTACGACGAGGGCAAGGGGGAGCagggcgacggtggcgaagaGGATGcagccgatggtggtggtggcaagcagccgacgaccacgacgacgacgaccgaggcGCCCAAGAAGATCCGGCCCAGCATTCGCCCGTTCCGGAGCAACGACGATCTGCTGAGCGCGCTCAAGAAGCGGCGCGAGGAGTCGAAGAACAGCAAACCGGCCGCCG CGCTGCCGAAGGAGAAGGTgtacgacggcgacgaggcgCCGGCCGCGCCCAAGCCCGCGAAAGCTCCCGCAATCG TATTACTAGTTTTCCGGCACTATTTTCGCTCCTTCTCCCTCCTACCTCTCTATCCCCATCCCTGGGCCACCTGGGATCAGTTTCAGTCCTGCACATACGTACGGAGCACCCGTTGCGCGCCGTTGTTGCGCAGCACTTCTTCTTTTCTGCCACGGGCCTCGGAAATGCTTTGCCCTGCTAATTCTACGCGCACATCCTTTCCCCCAAAATCCACGCCCACGCTACTCTCTCTCGCTACACCCGTCAGCATCCGCTTCAATGCTGCGCAAATCAGTGCACCGCGGACAACAAACACAGACCCAGAAAATACGGTTCTATTCATCAAGTAA